The Mangifera indica cultivar Alphonso unplaced genomic scaffold, CATAS_Mindica_2.1 Un_0020, whole genome shotgun sequence genome contains the following window.
TAGTTTCTTTTGATGATctatgtttgattatttttatggCTCTTTGTACTGCGAAGTAAGTTTATAAATGTAGTTTAGTTGAGCTTACCTACTAATTAATTTCTATACTTGTGATTTTCAATGGAAGTTGCGGAACacatgtttggttttgtttagaaaatttggaaatttaGTGAGTTTATTGGCATTGTTCTCGCAAATGCAATCTCTTTTTTATATGTTCTTgcatttgtttaaatttttgtataggTATGTTAGTTTTCATGAGCTTTTggcttctatatttttttaagttttgtattAGGAATTCAGAGACTACTGTGATCAATAGAAAGAATAACACATGGATAAAATGATTATGCTTCCGATCTTTGTTTTAATAATGTATTCCCTTGGATCAAAGCTTTTAGTCCAGCAATTTAGATCctgtaaaacaaaattaatcttCAAATTAATGTTTTGCAGTTTAAGCACAATGCAACATTTGGTGTAGATGTTTAGGATAAAAGCTTGTgcaatataaattagtttttctttaagCATTCTTTGGAATAGAAACAATGTGCATTCAGAATGATGAGTGTTGAATGTTTAAAAAGGGAGGTTGTTGTTGAATTAGGAATATGTAACTCATTGAGTTATGGAGTTAGTACTGCAGACTCtgcaaataatgaaatattgttATGCCTTGAAAAGTCATTCATGCAATGTCAGTCTAAAAGGGCCTTTGCTTCATGATTTTACTTGCCATTAATTGTATCTTTTGCTGAGTTTCATTCTATGCTTTTCTTCTTCCAGGTTTTTGTGTTCACATTGGTTGCaatatttcttcttttccaaGGCATCTCTCAAATAGAGCATATAGACGGTTATTTATGGGCACTGCTTGTTCCTCTCTATAGTCATTGAACTCACTTTATGGCATAACATTCTTATCTCCATCTGACTTTTTAATTCTTCACTTTAAGGTACACTGTTCTTTCTTTACATTGAGGAGTCTTATAGTGTTTGCAGAGACCCAGGGCATGGAACTTGCAAGCTTTTCAAATGTGCTTTCAATCAGGAATTGCGACCAAAGATTGTCTTTACTTCATTTACTGCCTTTTGTCACTTAACATCTTTGCCTTAAACAGTGAGCACTGGTTGGCCTCTAAAATTTTGTCACTGCATTAAATCTTTGATCGCTCTTGAATCTGTAATAGGTGTTGTCATTTTCCTAATATGATGAATTATTGATGTTCTCCTTTTCTGCAGTTGCTTTGATTCCCAGATTATGCCATGCTGTTGAATATTTGGCCGAGTTCTTAAGATGTAATTTAAGTCTTTTCTCCTTGTACAGGTGAAATAAATGTGAATTCTCCTCTGCAACAGATTAGCTGTTCATAAGTTTAAATTATCATCAGCATACCTTTTTCTAGCTATTATGTATATCTTCCACCTGTTATGGTTTTAGAACTTCTTAATCTTCGCTTAAGTATACTATTGTATTACTTGGTAATTTTAAGGTAGAATTTAAAATTCcactttttattgttttttttcctttatacaaCAAATAGTTGAAATATACAGTAAGTAGAGTCTTCCATCCTACATTTCTGACTGTTATGAAAATTAGAGATATCTACCTTGTCTAATGTATTGAATATCCACAGATGTTTCCTAATTTTTTTGGCGATATCTTCAGCATCAAATTGTTTGTAAGTGCATCTATGCATGGACTTTTGTAGTCTAGTTTCTTGGTAATATCTGCATAGATGCGTGTTGCTCATTGTGCTTGTCTTGAAATTATGTAATCTTCAGTATGCATACATGAACATGCATGTAATAATTTCTAATCAGTAGAAGATGGTAGCTTTAATGaatcttcatttttcaaaattatttaacattctATGATAATAGGGTTTAATAACTGAAACTGTTTCAAATGATTTGTTAATATACTTTTCAAATTGAATCGTCTGGACACATCCTTCACCTTGATTTTGGGAATCTCTATAAAAATTAACCTGATAAATCATGGTGGCCTTCTAGATGAAGCAGACAGCATTTCACGTTTGTGTCTAGCTTCCCTTTTTTGATGCAATAATTAAAACTATATGATCTGATTTTGTTGTATCTGTGCATGAACTTTTTCTAGTAGTTTCTTCTTTTGATGGACAGTAAGTACTTCAAAGATGCTTGTGTATGGGTAGAGTTGATTTCAACTACCCTGAGCATTCTTTCCACAAATGCTGAGATTGGTCTTGGCTTTCTTCTAATCGTCTCTTTGCTCTTGAAACTTACTCAAATCTTTTCTCTTTATGTCACCACCTCCATGGTCCCTTTGTCCATGACTTTGCAGAATCAACATATTCTAAtacttaataattatttgtccAGGTGGCAGCGCAATATAATACCAACTTTTATGTTTTGGCAGGTTAGGCATAGCGTTTAAGtccattttattcaatttttgtgtTGGACCTATACCCAATTATGTTATGTGGATGAGTCCATGGTTAAATTCGCCAGAGGACATTTGTGGTTGGAGCTGAAAAAGCCGTATCCATTTTAGCTATCACAGTATAATTTGATCTAACCTTGTTttctatcttttaaaaatttcacgCAGCTGTAAAAGCTCATGTATCATGCCCCTGTGACTGTTGTCTATCATCAAAGTGTGTGGGCCAAGATCGGGAGGACTGTTAATCCACTTCTAGACCATTATGCACCATTTTTGAGCAGTCCAATTCCTGTATTCAATAGTGGTTGTTCAGATAGAATTTCCCTGGAATTTGAGTAGGTTGAAGATTTTACATGGGATTTGCCTAGTTTTTTTCTTTGGAAGAAAACCCAATATTGGATTTTTCAAATGTGATGAATCTGCCATCCGGACTCTAGATGGATCCTTCAACTAATGATGCAACTTTTCTTCCTTTGATATGTTTCAATCCTGGAAAATGCCTTTCCCAACAATTTTGTGGTCATAGTTTAACAATGATATTGATATCCCAAACAGAATTAGATATTCCTGCATCTCCTGCTTCTGTAAAGCTTTGGTTACTGTGTTCCCCTTCGCTTGTGAGCACAATTTCATGAATTTGGGCAGAGAACTTTCTACACAGGCTAGAATATGGATAGACGTGACAATCGGATTGGTTTGACTACATCATCATGACTTAACAACTGTCAGATACAAATCTAGATAATGAAGCCATGATTCCAATGCATTATGTGGACTGAACATGATATATTTGTACTGATTTAGCTTAACGCCAAACCAAACCCACCAACAGAATTGAGGCATTTTAAGTGATGCAATACATGGGATAGATGACCAACCCAAACCATAATGCATGCTGCTGATGCAGGCGGCTGTGGAAAAACCAAGTGAATGCGTGCAAATTTGACCATGAAAACAAAGTTTTCGGTTCGACCATACAAATCACCTCTcgaaaagaattaaaagaaatgtACACCTTACGAGCAGAATTTGGGTGGCATAGTCGCCATCTAATCTTGAATATTTAATTCAAGCCTACGTTTTATATACTTTAATGCATCCAACTTTACAACGACtacatcaaaatgatattaactCACATTTGATTACGTCTCCAAACAACTACTGTTACAATCTACAGGCTTCATGGATTTGCTTCCACGACTCTAGTTCAAGACTTTGGTGACTTTTCAAAATGTTGAAGTTGAAGCCATCCTATCAATCAGCGGTGACATGAGGTCATGATTCACGGAGAAGAAGAATCTGGCGAAGCAGAGGAGGAGTAATACAAGCAAAGCATGAACCCAATCGAACGGTGGGTCCCCTATGTCTGTTTAGCCGCACGTTTGTCAACTGGGTAACTGCCACTTGTGGGTTTAGTTTCTGTTGTGTCgtgtaataatattattactgCAATTGACAACACAATCCTCCATTTCTCCACCTTGGTTTTCTGAAGAAGGCCAAAATcaggcattttcatattatttattcatttaaagtATCACTGCACATGCATTGTTTACATATACATACGCATGATATGTGTCTTATCAGAGCCACCCACTAATACAAAAACAATCTCCCAATCCAATCTTTTTGTTTCTCCTTGAAAGTGAATGTATATAATGAATAGGATAAATGGTATGCAGAGTAAAGCCATGCTTTCAAGAATTTGGGATGGTACGAGCAGTGGGGTTGATGGTAGTACCAACCACCAGAGGCGCCGTCGACAGGCCGGAAAACAGCCGCCAAGTCGCCAGAATTCTTTCACCCGCGATATTGGCCACGCTGCTTCTGAGACTTATCTTATCACTGGCCTTAGCTTCACTCTTCTCCGATATCTCGGGTAGTTCTTTCTTAATTGTTGTCACTTAAGTTGATGTTTATTCCTAGTCATTCAGTTTTAATGTCATTTTGCTTGTGATGGGTTGATGTAGAAATTCTGTTTGCCacataatttctctttaattatttattttgattcagGATAGGTTACCGGTGGATGAATAGATTGTTTGCCCTTGCTTGTTATGCCATGCTACTTTTGCCCGGTTTTCTCCAAGGTATGATTTCTTTGAGCCTACTTCTTGTTGATTGTATGGTACACCGTTTCTTTATCTGTAGCTTTTGTTGTTTTACCAGCCATAAGTGACATGCACATTTTGAAATTATGCTCACAGCGACTTTTCCCTACACCTATTCTTTACTCATTTGCTTTCTTGATGCCTTTTGACATTAGTTTCTTTCTTGCCGAAAGGCCTCTTCTGAGTATCTGTCTTTAGAATTTATTCTGCTTTTGGCACGATTGTGTGGAAATCTTAAACCTTTAAGAAAAGTATGCATCTAAGCAAGCTTTTTGTCATTTGACATGTGGGATGGAATAATTATCTTTTAGGATTCCGTTAAATGGGTTCACATTAATTATGAAGCATCTGCCTTTAATCTTCTGCAGTgggatattattattttttttcaagtcaAGTCCGGCGGAGTATTGTTTATGGAGATCAACCAAGAAATAggtaacaaataatattatgcgTATCCATTTTTTagtgtataaataaatacatatataatatatcatcatataattgagtattactttatccttaattcaaaatcacttaattatttgcatatcaaatatatacctatttatgtatacaaagtaggtacatatagttttattaatagatAACGCATATATTTTGCTTATGAGCAATAtcatgtgtatttattttagatatataattgtgtacacacttatatatatcatcatatgattgagtgttactttatcatcaattcaaaatcatctaattatatgatgacacatataaatatgtatatatttatgtacttaaaataaatacacataattttattttttgcgtATAACGTATGAAATTACACTTGCCAATATCTCGCCTACTAATGCTACTTCTGCCATTAAATACTAGATTGGACCTATTTTTACCAACAAATAACGCTGAACAAGTACCAGTTGTGGTGTTTGTAACTGGAGGAGCATGGATCATTGGGTGAGAAATTTGGACTAGCTTCTCTTTTACTCAATTGTTCTTCATCAAATTGATGTATCAAACattaattcacaaatttaaGTGGATCATGTACCCTGCCAAGGGCCAACACTTAAATGCTACAAACTCAGCCATTCCTATGTTCTGATTTGAAAATTGCTCGCCGGGCTTACATTCTGAATTCGGTAGACACAATATATCAAAGTCAATGCATCGCAATGATGGTAGCGAGGACATGATGCAATATGACTACTGTAACCTTTAGAATtacttttatgatttttgttcCTTAAAATAACTGCAAGAGTTACATTTCAATAGGATCTGTTTCATGGTACCAATTGCAACTTATGGATGAGGACGGCCTGTGGACATTTGTTCAATGACAGGAcagataaaaagttttaattaatttgagtcCTTTGATCATGAATTTACTTCTAATGTCTGAACCAACACATTTATGACATACTCAGAACTCAGAAGAGGTGCAATTGAGTTATTCCTCCTTTATTTTCTGACAAGAATTGGACATATTTGAAATAGAATGTTTTCTCTTTTATGTGCATCTGTGCATTTTTGAGATGCTTAAAAGCCACATTTATTTGTTTACATTATAATTAGTCTGCTATTTTAGCCTTTTGTCTTTAGCTGATTCGAAGCTTTTTTTGTGGCAATGTACTAATGTTGGTTCCATTTTCATTGTATATAGCTAGCTATGTATGTAGTCCTTTGACATtaagttttctaatttcttgCTGGTTTAGCTACAAAGCTTGGGGTTCGCTACTGGGAAGGCAGTTGGCTGAAAGAAATATCATAGTTGCATGCATTGATTACAGGTAGTTCATTAAGTTCAAGCTGTACTCGGAGTACATTATCCAGATATGTTTATTTTCGAAAAAGATGACGGAAACATTTCAAGAAATTGATTGGATTTGATAATGTTTGTgcagataataatattaatttccGAAGCTCTTTAAATTCTTGGTTCAGTCTTAACAGTTACTCTTCTTAATAAACATACTGAAATTTTATAGGATAATTATTTACAAGAGATTCTGGCGTTCTACAATCCAAATAATTACTTAAATCTATATGTGCTTGCAGAAATTTTCCCCAGGGAACTATTAGTGACATGGTGAACGATGTTTCTGAGGGGATCTCATTTGTCTGCAACAACATTGCTGATTATGGAGGTGATCCTAAGAGGTTAAATGCTGACATCCCTTTTTCCAGCATTCACAGTCTGATGTTCAAATTATGGCACTAATTTCTTCACGCATATTTTTGAGTAGGATTTATCTAATGGGGCAATCAGCTGGTGCACATATATCTTCTTGTGCTCTTTTGGAACAAACAATCAAAGAATCTAGGGGAGAGAGCACCTCATGGAGTGTTTCCCAGTTAAAAGCTTATTTTGGTTTATCTGGAGGGTGACCTTTTTACCTTTTACCTTGTTGTGATTCTGTGAATCTTAAGGATTGCTGAACTTAAggaaatcattttttttcttctgtgaTATCAAAACATCCTATGATAATTGTTAATAATCAGGAGAGTTGCTAATGTTTAACGAAATACTTCCTAGTTGAGACCCATCTAGTTAGCTGCTATTACGTACAATGACAGTGTCAGGCTCAAGTTGAAAAAGTAATCTTTCAAATGTTAATAGAAGGCCGACAGGCGAATTTCATCAGTGGTGTCACCTGAAAAGGAGATTTACTTCTTACAcgggaaatttttttaaatgtgaaaAAATGAGAAACATGTTTTTAGGCTTGATGGTGTTTTGAAGGTGCAAACAAGTAATAGCTGTAATTTGCTTCTATATGTGTTGATTGTTGTGTTGAACCTAATATATTTCCCTTTCAAATTCTGCAAACAggtacaatttatttaatttagtggAGCACTTCCACAATCGTGGCCTCTATCGTTCCATCTTTTTAAGGTATCCtatgaatgatatttttgcaGATTATGGAACAGTATATTGTTGcaatattttcccttttcataTTTGTTGCCTCATATAAGGTTTATATTCATATGTAATTACAGCATCATGGAAGGAGAAGAATCCTTTGAACAATTTTCGCCTGAAGTTAGAATAAAGGATCCGTGCATTAGAGATGCCGTTTCTTTCTTGCCTCCTATTATACTTTTTCATGGAACCGCGGATTACTCTATACCATCAGATGCCAGGTTAGTATGGTCTTCCTGAAATTCATATGGGATGTAATTTTTAGAATGAATGTATCAACAATATGGAAAGTGTGCATAAAAAGAAACTTTTATGTATGAATTTTCGAAGACcagaaaaaaagggaaattataacaCAATCTAATCCATCTTGCTCCTGGCATCTGAATTGTGCACAGCAAAACTTTTGTGGATGCTCTTCACGCAGTGGGTGCCAAAGCTGAGCTAATTTTATACGAAGGGAAAACTCATACAGATTTGTTTCTGCAAGTGAGTTACAGTTTTGATGTTGAATTTCATACATATCAGTTACCTAACTATTATTCCCGTCAAAATGTATTTTGTGACTTGTCATTGCTGTCTTGTGGTTTTGGGGATTTCCTATCTCAAAATTTGCTAATCTATGAATCAGAAAGGAACTCAAAGGCTGGTTTTAAGAACTGGTTTCCGAGTTCCACCATCAAAGTACTTATGTTCCCAATGATGCACTATATTTTGTGATACTGCCTGCCTTCTGGTGTTGAGAAACATGTTTGCCTGACTTTTTTCGGCGATGCAATGCAGGATCCTCTTAGAGGCGGTAAGGATGATCTATTCGACCATATTGTTTCTGTGATACATGCTGATGATAAGGAAGCTCTTGCCAATGATGCTATGGCACCACCAAGAAAACGTCTTGTTCCTGAAATTTTGTTAAGAATGGCCGGCCATATCAGCCCGTTTTAGGCCTTACGTTTCTCAAGGTCAATCACCATGCCATGGAGTGTTTCCAAGAGCTCTCATGCCAGGCAGTTGTATTACACCCTTGTCCTGCACCTTTATCATTTAGTCATCAATTTTCGACTACTTAGCTGATTAATTTACTCCATTTGGTGGTACCATTTTGAGAGATGCAAGCTTACCAAGTGCTTTAAACCATGGtgagaaaatgaaaagttgTACTTTATCCAACTCTATTAGGTCTACCCACAAGCCAAGATAGGCTTCTTAATTAGAGGAAACTACATCTTCAACCTTATGTTATGGATGAACCATTTCTTCATCTGTTGTTACAGGCTTAGTTAACTTATTTTCAGGAAATGAAAGTTATTGCATTTATGAATTCTTTCCCATCTCTAATCTTACCCAACCTAGTCTATCTCTTATTTTGCTCATTTTTCTGACTATACCAATTCTTGCCACTTTCATCTTCCCTTCAATGTGGTCCTCTCTTTCTTTGTGTGTTTGTGACATTTGTGCTCTCAAAGTGTTGCTCTATGCTTATGCTACTTGTGTGGTCCTAGATCTTATACACAAGTCCTAACATTATCTTGTCCATCGAAAAAGCCATTTTAGTGAAGATAAGAAAAATTACACATTAATTGTGTCGATCCTAACCAGATATATATCTCTttttagttctatttttttcctta
Protein-coding sequences here:
- the LOC123205980 gene encoding probable isoprenylcysteine alpha-carbonyl methylesterase ICMEL2 isoform X2, whose protein sequence is MNPIERVKPCFQEFGMVRAVGLMVVPTTRGAVDRPENSRQVARILSPAILATLLLRLILSLALASLFSDISGYRWMNRLFALACYAMLLLPGFLQVGYYYFFSSQVRRSIVYGDQPRNRLDLFLPTNNAEQVPVVVFVTGGAWIIGYKAWGSLLGRQLAERNIIVACIDYRNFPQGTISDMVNDVSEGISFVCNNIADYGGDPKRIYLMGQSAGAHISSCALLEQTIKESRGESTSWSVSQLKAYFGLSGGYNLFNLVEHFHNRGLYRSIFLSIMEGEESFEQFSPEVRIKDPCIRDAVSFLPPIILFHGTADYSIPSDASKTFVDALHAVGAKAELILYEGKTHTDLFLQDPLRGGKDDLFDHIVSVIHADDKEALANDAMAPPRKRLVPEILLRMAGHISPF
- the LOC123205980 gene encoding probable isoprenylcysteine alpha-carbonyl methylesterase ICMEL2 isoform X4, with product MNPIERWVPYVCLAARLSTGVKPCFQEFGMVRAVGLMVVPTTRGAVDRPENSRQVARILSPAILATLLLRLILSLALASLFSDISGYRWMNRLFALACYAMLLLPGFLQVGYYYFFSSQVRRSIVYGDQPRNSYKAWGSLLGRQLAERNIIVACIDYRNFPQGTISDMVNDVSEGISFVCNNIADYGGDPKRIYLMGQSAGAHISSCALLEQTIKESRGESTSWSVSQLKAYFGLSGGYNLFNLVEHFHNRGLYRSIFLSIMEGEESFEQFSPEVRIKDPCIRDAVSFLPPIILFHGTADYSIPSDASKTFVDALHAVGAKAELILYEGKTHTDLFLQDPLRGGKDDLFDHIVSVIHADDKEALANDAMAPPRKRLVPEILLRMAGHISPF
- the LOC123205980 gene encoding probable isoprenylcysteine alpha-carbonyl methylesterase ICMEL2 isoform X1, with product MNPIERWVPYVCLAARLSTGVKPCFQEFGMVRAVGLMVVPTTRGAVDRPENSRQVARILSPAILATLLLRLILSLALASLFSDISGYRWMNRLFALACYAMLLLPGFLQVGYYYFFSSQVRRSIVYGDQPRNRLDLFLPTNNAEQVPVVVFVTGGAWIIGYKAWGSLLGRQLAERNIIVACIDYRNFPQGTISDMVNDVSEGISFVCNNIADYGGDPKRIYLMGQSAGAHISSCALLEQTIKESRGESTSWSVSQLKAYFGLSGGYNLFNLVEHFHNRGLYRSIFLSIMEGEESFEQFSPEVRIKDPCIRDAVSFLPPIILFHGTADYSIPSDASKTFVDALHAVGAKAELILYEGKTHTDLFLQDPLRGGKDDLFDHIVSVIHADDKEALANDAMAPPRKRLVPEILLRMAGHISPF
- the LOC123205980 gene encoding isoprenylcysteine alpha-carbonyl methylesterase ICME-like isoform X3, with product MLSRIWDGTSSGVDGSTNHQRRRRQAGKQPPSRQNSFTRDIGHAASETYLITGLSFTLLRYLGIGYRWMNRLFALACYAMLLLPGFLQVGYYYFFSSQVRRSIVYGDQPRNRLDLFLPTNNAEQVPVVVFVTGGAWIIGYKAWGSLLGRQLAERNIIVACIDYRNFPQGTISDMVNDVSEGISFVCNNIADYGGDPKRIYLMGQSAGAHISSCALLEQTIKESRGESTSWSVSQLKAYFGLSGGYNLFNLVEHFHNRGLYRSIFLSIMEGEESFEQFSPEVRIKDPCIRDAVSFLPPIILFHGTADYSIPSDASKTFVDALHAVGAKAELILYEGKTHTDLFLQDPLRGGKDDLFDHIVSVIHADDKEALANDAMAPPRKRLVPEILLRMAGHISPF